A single window of Pseudomonas lijiangensis DNA harbors:
- a CDS encoding nucleoside-specific channel-forming Tsx family protein has product MSTFNNTKTRALSGDSQQALLTWLQENPKTLGWDAVVVYNRGRANALLTQQYIKKLTADNYLTPIDGQIGGQEGEKLNFFGIQLGLPRLSFENADIEHSKARITQAITAGLAILKSEPVGGYKGIHSIMRPNGAAGPTLWMDVDLLNAPGDVTDAGAVQIDLTKMTNFDTDLFSDRVSIINAQEFFLERFKEKPELQVYTLGSLNQSADSTLTPQHFIIRTQAAPNAQLRGAPNYGDGAVVLLVTLKGGTDGGAPTKNSGFRYLIPNDENGTKYSSAVVLSNRALFSKLILPTLNQHPTITYKLESPTSDDGIALHIYAQALSKDYIKPSGTLFQSSWGGHHSTLRSLEEAIIKVTPDGQYKGLRFVAFNNTLRLEWSAFNRSKWNQKVDVNNGGDTDVDGNFDLTIDLISDMSLELDPETGIISFSIDESANSHVQLGPFDWLEFFGFDNRSDFLDTWYSDIDQHFFDYVDTIRLPDIDTFLLRNLLFPDNNSMVLTDAHIPGDLAIFGNVDPSLTSFVIEPERVILNPGSTQAFNVEPAATVTWSVQGLPGESLPVGSIDNQGLYTAPTRDDLQGREAQQVIITATGTTARGIAASSSTLVSIVSQTISVNPIFSVAGPETTLKFTAGALDDRTLNWALKDPGQGGTVEPATGLGVTYKAPAESTGMFTLEVLQVTDDQGNMGQADVLVINKKLGGQVEVDLGEAANGKAQLQFMKQYDEGPIAVPPDMLSWTLLAGPGSIDSVGLYTEPQQKLASFCVITCAFSYAPFPGAPTITDYGYTVLPLPLAQYPDVKRVYQ; this is encoded by the coding sequence ATGTCTACTTTTAATAACACCAAAACAAGGGCTTTATCCGGAGATTCGCAACAAGCCTTGTTAACCTGGCTACAGGAAAACCCCAAGACCCTCGGTTGGGATGCGGTTGTGGTTTATAACCGTGGCCGGGCCAATGCGTTACTGACGCAGCAATACATCAAGAAACTGACGGCCGACAATTACCTCACGCCCATCGACGGGCAGATAGGAGGTCAGGAAGGTGAAAAACTGAACTTCTTTGGTATCCAATTGGGACTGCCCCGGCTTTCCTTCGAGAACGCCGATATAGAGCACTCCAAAGCAAGAATCACCCAGGCCATTACTGCCGGTCTGGCCATTCTGAAAAGCGAACCGGTGGGGGGGTACAAGGGAATTCACTCTATCATGCGACCCAACGGGGCCGCTGGACCAACACTGTGGATGGACGTCGACCTGCTGAATGCACCCGGTGACGTTACGGACGCGGGAGCCGTACAGATCGACCTGACGAAGATGACCAACTTCGACACCGACCTGTTTTCCGACCGGGTCAGTATCATCAATGCACAGGAATTCTTCCTCGAGCGCTTCAAGGAAAAACCGGAACTGCAGGTGTACACCCTAGGCAGCCTGAACCAGTCCGCAGACTCGACCCTGACTCCACAGCACTTCATCATTCGCACCCAGGCAGCACCAAACGCCCAGCTTCGAGGAGCACCCAACTATGGCGACGGTGCTGTCGTCTTGCTGGTAACGCTCAAAGGCGGGACTGACGGCGGAGCGCCTACAAAAAACAGCGGTTTCCGGTATTTGATTCCTAATGATGAAAATGGCACCAAGTACTCGAGTGCGGTAGTGCTTTCAAACCGAGCGTTGTTCAGCAAGCTGATACTGCCGACACTCAATCAGCACCCGACAATCACGTATAAACTGGAATCGCCTACTTCGGACGACGGCATCGCTCTGCACATTTATGCACAAGCCCTTTCCAAGGATTACATCAAACCCAGTGGAACCCTATTCCAAAGTTCCTGGGGGGGACATCACAGCACATTACGGTCACTCGAAGAAGCCATTATCAAGGTAACGCCTGACGGCCAGTATAAGGGGCTGAGATTCGTAGCATTCAACAATACCCTTCGACTGGAATGGAGCGCCTTCAATAGAAGCAAGTGGAACCAGAAAGTGGATGTAAACAATGGTGGCGATACCGATGTAGACGGAAACTTTGATTTGACGATAGACCTGATCTCTGACATGAGTCTCGAACTGGACCCGGAGACAGGAATTATAAGTTTTTCAATAGACGAGAGCGCCAACTCACACGTACAACTCGGACCTTTCGATTGGTTGGAGTTTTTTGGCTTCGATAACCGGTCTGACTTTCTGGATACATGGTACAGCGATATAGACCAGCACTTCTTCGACTATGTGGATACCATCAGGCTACCCGATATCGACACCTTCCTGCTGAGGAACCTGTTGTTCCCGGACAATAACTCCATGGTCCTGACTGACGCACATATACCCGGCGATCTGGCGATCTTCGGCAATGTCGACCCATCACTGACCAGTTTCGTCATAGAGCCTGAGAGGGTCATTTTGAATCCAGGCAGCACCCAGGCCTTCAACGTCGAGCCAGCCGCCACGGTCACCTGGAGCGTACAAGGTCTGCCAGGTGAAAGCCTTCCAGTGGGCTCCATCGATAATCAGGGGCTCTATACCGCCCCCACCCGGGACGATCTTCAAGGCCGCGAAGCTCAACAAGTGATCATTACCGCCACCGGTACCACGGCACGGGGGATCGCTGCCTCATCATCGACCCTGGTCTCGATTGTCAGCCAGACCATCTCCGTCAATCCGATCTTCTCGGTAGCAGGTCCAGAAACCACCCTCAAGTTCACTGCCGGTGCTCTGGACGACAGGACCTTGAATTGGGCGCTGAAAGATCCCGGTCAGGGTGGCACGGTAGAACCCGCAACAGGCCTGGGAGTCACTTATAAAGCCCCCGCAGAGAGTACGGGCATGTTTACCCTGGAAGTGCTTCAGGTTACGGACGATCAGGGGAATATGGGGCAAGCGGACGTACTGGTGATCAACAAAAAACTCGGAGGCCAGGTCGAGGTGGATCTGGGAGAGGCCGCCAACGGCAAGGCTCAACTGCAGTTCATGAAGCAATATGATGAAGGCCCTATAGCCGTTCCGCCAGATATGCTGAGCTGGACGTTACTGGCTGGCCCCGGCTCGATTGATTCTGTTGGTCTCTACACTGAGCCACAGCAAAAGTTAGCAAGTTTCTGCGTGATCACCTGCGCATTCTCCTATGCGCCGTTCCCCGGGGCGCCGACAATAACTGACTACGGCTACACCGTATTACCACTGCCGTTAGCGCAGTACCCCGACGTGAAACGGGTCTATCAATAA